One Brassica napus cultivar Da-Ae chromosome A1, Da-Ae, whole genome shotgun sequence genomic region harbors:
- the LOC106443746 gene encoding UDP-glucuronate:xylan alpha-glucuronosyltransferase 2-like isoform X1, producing the protein MKEKCFSFRNGRTMMMIMKIAPSKSTLIRFNLILFALSFLLSTAFFLHSSSSVYFISAASFVGCSFRDCTPKVERGVKMQELIVENQINKIDSSNQTKLEAPSFMDEIITRGLGKTKIGMVNMDESDLTQWKRYGETIHIHFERVSKFFSWHDLFPEWIDEEEDTEVPTCPEIPMPDFESLEKLDLVVVKLPCKYPEEGWRREVLRLQVNLVAANLVVKKVKTDWTWKSKVLFWSKCQPMIEIFRCDDMEKREGDWWLYRPEVVRLQQKLSLPIGSCNLALPLWAPQETGIDKVYDLTKIQAETRRPKREAYATVLHSSESYVCGAITLAQSLLQTNTKRDLILLHDDSISIAKLRALAAAGWKLRRILRIRNPLAEKDSYNEYNYSKFRLWQLTDYDKVVFIDADIIVLRNLDILFHFPQMSATGNDVWIFNSGVMVIEPSNCTFSTIMSQRSDIVSYNGGDQGYLNEIFVWWHRLPRRVNFLKNFWANTTNERNIKDHLFAAEPPQLYAVHYLGLKPWLCYRDYDCNFDVDEQLVYASDAAHGRWWKVHDAMDEDLQKFCRLTEQRRTEINWERRRARLRGSTDFHWRINVTDPRRRRSYLIG; encoded by the exons ATGAAAGAGAAATGTTTTTCATTTAGAAACGGgaggacgatgatgatgataatgaagaTAGCTCCATCCAAATCCACATTGATACGATTCAACCTAATCTTGTTtgctctctcttttcttctctccACTGCCTTTTTCCTTCACTCTTCTTCATCAGTCTACTTCATCAGCGCAGCTTCCTTTGTTGGATGCTCCTTTCGTGATTGCACTCCCAAG GTGGAGAGAGGAGTGAAGATGCAAGAACTCATTGTAGAGAACCAAATAAACAAGATAGATTCTAGTAACCAAACCAAGCTTGAGGCACCAAGCTTCATGGATGAGATTATAACAAGAGGGTTAGGGAAAACAAAGATTGGGATGGTGAACATGGATGAATCTGATCTCACACAATGGAAACGTTATGGAGAAACCATTCACATACATTTTGAGCGTGTCTCCAAGTTCTTCTCATGGCACGACTTGTTTCCTGAATGGATAGATGAAGAGGAAGATACCGAGGTTCCCACATGTCCTGAGATACCAATGCCTGATTTCGAAAGCTTAGAGAAGTTGGATTTGGTAGTAGTGAAGCTGCCTTGTAAGTACCCTGAAGAAGGGTGGAGAAGAGAGGTTTTGAGGCTGCAAGTGAACCTAGTGGCAGCTAACTTGGTGGTCAAGAAAGTGAAAACGGATTGGACGTGGAAGAGCAAAGTGTTGTTTTGGAGTAAGTGTCAACCGATGATTGAGATTTTCAGGTGTGATGATATGGAGAAGAGGGAGGGAGATTGGTGGTTGTATCGGCCTGAGGTGGTTAGGTTACAGCAGAAGCTTAGTTTACCAATCGGATCTTGCAATCTTGCTCTTCCTTTGTGGGCACCACAAG AAACAGGTATAGACAAAGTGTATGACCTAACGAAGATACAAGCAGAGACAAGGCGACCAAAACGTGAAGCCTACGCAACCGTCCTCCACTCATCCGAATCTTACGTCTGTGGCGCCATAACGTTGGCTCAAAGCCTCCTTCAGACAAACACAAAACGTGATCTCATCCTTCTCCACGATGACTCCATCTCCATTGCAAAACTCCGAGCTCTCGCAGCCGCAGGATGGAAGCTGCGTCGAATCCTACGAATCAGAAATCCACTTGCCGAAAAAGATTCATACAATGAATATAACTACAGCAAGTTTCGACTGTGGCAGTTGACGGATTACGACAAAGTGGTCTTCATTGATGCTGACATCATTGTCCTACGTAACCTTGACATCCTCTTCCATTTTCCACAAATGTCAGCCACCGGAAATGATGTCTGGATATTTAACTCTGGTGTAATGGTCATTGAGCCTTCTAATTGTACGTTTAGTACGATCATGAGTCAGCGAAGCGACATCGTTTCATACAACGGTGGTGATCAAGG GTATCTAAACGAGATATTCGTGTGGTGGCACCGATTGCCTCGACGAGTAAACTTTCTAAAGAACTTCTGGGCGAACACAACCAACGAAAGAAACATCAAGGACCACCTCTTCGCCGCCGAGCCGCCTCAGCTCTACGCGGTCCACTACTTAGGCTTGAAACCATGGCTTTGTTACAGAGACTACGACTGCAACTTCGACGTGGACGAGCAGCTAGTGTACGCTAGTGACGCCGCGCATGGTAGATGGTGGAAAGTGCATGACGCTATGGACGaagatttgcagaagttttgTAGACTCACGGAGCAGAGGAGGACAGAGATCAACTGGGAGAGGAGGAGAGCGAGGCTTAGAGGTTCCACTGATTTCCATTGGAGGATCAATGTTACTGATCCAAGACGACGACGTTCTTATTTGATAGGCTAA
- the LOC106443746 gene encoding UDP-glucuronate:xylan alpha-glucuronosyltransferase 2-like isoform X2 has product MKEKCFSFRNGRTMMMIMKIAPSKSTLIRFNLILFALSFLLSTAFFLHSSSSVYFISAASFVGCSFRDCTPKVERGVKMQELIVENQINKIDSSNQTKLEAPSFMDEIITRGLGKTKIGMVNMDESDLTQWKRYGETIHIHFERVSKFFSWHDLFPEWIDEEEDTEVPTCPEIPMPDFESLEKLDLVVVKLPCKYPEEGWRREVLRLQVNLVAANLVVKKVKTDWTWKSKVLFWSKCQPMIEIFRCDDMEKREGDWWLYRPEVVRLQQKLSLPIGSCNLALPLWAPQGIDKVYDLTKIQAETRRPKREAYATVLHSSESYVCGAITLAQSLLQTNTKRDLILLHDDSISIAKLRALAAAGWKLRRILRIRNPLAEKDSYNEYNYSKFRLWQLTDYDKVVFIDADIIVLRNLDILFHFPQMSATGNDVWIFNSGVMVIEPSNCTFSTIMSQRSDIVSYNGGDQGYLNEIFVWWHRLPRRVNFLKNFWANTTNERNIKDHLFAAEPPQLYAVHYLGLKPWLCYRDYDCNFDVDEQLVYASDAAHGRWWKVHDAMDEDLQKFCRLTEQRRTEINWERRRARLRGSTDFHWRINVTDPRRRRSYLIG; this is encoded by the exons ATGAAAGAGAAATGTTTTTCATTTAGAAACGGgaggacgatgatgatgataatgaagaTAGCTCCATCCAAATCCACATTGATACGATTCAACCTAATCTTGTTtgctctctcttttcttctctccACTGCCTTTTTCCTTCACTCTTCTTCATCAGTCTACTTCATCAGCGCAGCTTCCTTTGTTGGATGCTCCTTTCGTGATTGCACTCCCAAG GTGGAGAGAGGAGTGAAGATGCAAGAACTCATTGTAGAGAACCAAATAAACAAGATAGATTCTAGTAACCAAACCAAGCTTGAGGCACCAAGCTTCATGGATGAGATTATAACAAGAGGGTTAGGGAAAACAAAGATTGGGATGGTGAACATGGATGAATCTGATCTCACACAATGGAAACGTTATGGAGAAACCATTCACATACATTTTGAGCGTGTCTCCAAGTTCTTCTCATGGCACGACTTGTTTCCTGAATGGATAGATGAAGAGGAAGATACCGAGGTTCCCACATGTCCTGAGATACCAATGCCTGATTTCGAAAGCTTAGAGAAGTTGGATTTGGTAGTAGTGAAGCTGCCTTGTAAGTACCCTGAAGAAGGGTGGAGAAGAGAGGTTTTGAGGCTGCAAGTGAACCTAGTGGCAGCTAACTTGGTGGTCAAGAAAGTGAAAACGGATTGGACGTGGAAGAGCAAAGTGTTGTTTTGGAGTAAGTGTCAACCGATGATTGAGATTTTCAGGTGTGATGATATGGAGAAGAGGGAGGGAGATTGGTGGTTGTATCGGCCTGAGGTGGTTAGGTTACAGCAGAAGCTTAGTTTACCAATCGGATCTTGCAATCTTGCTCTTCCTTTGTGGGCACCACAAG GTATAGACAAAGTGTATGACCTAACGAAGATACAAGCAGAGACAAGGCGACCAAAACGTGAAGCCTACGCAACCGTCCTCCACTCATCCGAATCTTACGTCTGTGGCGCCATAACGTTGGCTCAAAGCCTCCTTCAGACAAACACAAAACGTGATCTCATCCTTCTCCACGATGACTCCATCTCCATTGCAAAACTCCGAGCTCTCGCAGCCGCAGGATGGAAGCTGCGTCGAATCCTACGAATCAGAAATCCACTTGCCGAAAAAGATTCATACAATGAATATAACTACAGCAAGTTTCGACTGTGGCAGTTGACGGATTACGACAAAGTGGTCTTCATTGATGCTGACATCATTGTCCTACGTAACCTTGACATCCTCTTCCATTTTCCACAAATGTCAGCCACCGGAAATGATGTCTGGATATTTAACTCTGGTGTAATGGTCATTGAGCCTTCTAATTGTACGTTTAGTACGATCATGAGTCAGCGAAGCGACATCGTTTCATACAACGGTGGTGATCAAGG GTATCTAAACGAGATATTCGTGTGGTGGCACCGATTGCCTCGACGAGTAAACTTTCTAAAGAACTTCTGGGCGAACACAACCAACGAAAGAAACATCAAGGACCACCTCTTCGCCGCCGAGCCGCCTCAGCTCTACGCGGTCCACTACTTAGGCTTGAAACCATGGCTTTGTTACAGAGACTACGACTGCAACTTCGACGTGGACGAGCAGCTAGTGTACGCTAGTGACGCCGCGCATGGTAGATGGTGGAAAGTGCATGACGCTATGGACGaagatttgcagaagttttgTAGACTCACGGAGCAGAGGAGGACAGAGATCAACTGGGAGAGGAGGAGAGCGAGGCTTAGAGGTTCCACTGATTTCCATTGGAGGATCAATGTTACTGATCCAAGACGACGACGTTCTTATTTGATAGGCTAA
- the LOC106443746 gene encoding UDP-glucuronate:xylan alpha-glucuronosyltransferase 2-like isoform X3 has protein sequence MQELIVENQINKIDSSNQTKLEAPSFMDEIITRGLGKTKIGMVNMDESDLTQWKRYGETIHIHFERVSKFFSWHDLFPEWIDEEEDTEVPTCPEIPMPDFESLEKLDLVVVKLPCKYPEEGWRREVLRLQVNLVAANLVVKKVKTDWTWKSKVLFWSKCQPMIEIFRCDDMEKREGDWWLYRPEVVRLQQKLSLPIGSCNLALPLWAPQETGIDKVYDLTKIQAETRRPKREAYATVLHSSESYVCGAITLAQSLLQTNTKRDLILLHDDSISIAKLRALAAAGWKLRRILRIRNPLAEKDSYNEYNYSKFRLWQLTDYDKVVFIDADIIVLRNLDILFHFPQMSATGNDVWIFNSGVMVIEPSNCTFSTIMSQRSDIVSYNGGDQGYLNEIFVWWHRLPRRVNFLKNFWANTTNERNIKDHLFAAEPPQLYAVHYLGLKPWLCYRDYDCNFDVDEQLVYASDAAHGRWWKVHDAMDEDLQKFCRLTEQRRTEINWERRRARLRGSTDFHWRINVTDPRRRRSYLIG, from the exons ATGCAAGAACTCATTGTAGAGAACCAAATAAACAAGATAGATTCTAGTAACCAAACCAAGCTTGAGGCACCAAGCTTCATGGATGAGATTATAACAAGAGGGTTAGGGAAAACAAAGATTGGGATGGTGAACATGGATGAATCTGATCTCACACAATGGAAACGTTATGGAGAAACCATTCACATACATTTTGAGCGTGTCTCCAAGTTCTTCTCATGGCACGACTTGTTTCCTGAATGGATAGATGAAGAGGAAGATACCGAGGTTCCCACATGTCCTGAGATACCAATGCCTGATTTCGAAAGCTTAGAGAAGTTGGATTTGGTAGTAGTGAAGCTGCCTTGTAAGTACCCTGAAGAAGGGTGGAGAAGAGAGGTTTTGAGGCTGCAAGTGAACCTAGTGGCAGCTAACTTGGTGGTCAAGAAAGTGAAAACGGATTGGACGTGGAAGAGCAAAGTGTTGTTTTGGAGTAAGTGTCAACCGATGATTGAGATTTTCAGGTGTGATGATATGGAGAAGAGGGAGGGAGATTGGTGGTTGTATCGGCCTGAGGTGGTTAGGTTACAGCAGAAGCTTAGTTTACCAATCGGATCTTGCAATCTTGCTCTTCCTTTGTGGGCACCACAAG AAACAGGTATAGACAAAGTGTATGACCTAACGAAGATACAAGCAGAGACAAGGCGACCAAAACGTGAAGCCTACGCAACCGTCCTCCACTCATCCGAATCTTACGTCTGTGGCGCCATAACGTTGGCTCAAAGCCTCCTTCAGACAAACACAAAACGTGATCTCATCCTTCTCCACGATGACTCCATCTCCATTGCAAAACTCCGAGCTCTCGCAGCCGCAGGATGGAAGCTGCGTCGAATCCTACGAATCAGAAATCCACTTGCCGAAAAAGATTCATACAATGAATATAACTACAGCAAGTTTCGACTGTGGCAGTTGACGGATTACGACAAAGTGGTCTTCATTGATGCTGACATCATTGTCCTACGTAACCTTGACATCCTCTTCCATTTTCCACAAATGTCAGCCACCGGAAATGATGTCTGGATATTTAACTCTGGTGTAATGGTCATTGAGCCTTCTAATTGTACGTTTAGTACGATCATGAGTCAGCGAAGCGACATCGTTTCATACAACGGTGGTGATCAAGG GTATCTAAACGAGATATTCGTGTGGTGGCACCGATTGCCTCGACGAGTAAACTTTCTAAAGAACTTCTGGGCGAACACAACCAACGAAAGAAACATCAAGGACCACCTCTTCGCCGCCGAGCCGCCTCAGCTCTACGCGGTCCACTACTTAGGCTTGAAACCATGGCTTTGTTACAGAGACTACGACTGCAACTTCGACGTGGACGAGCAGCTAGTGTACGCTAGTGACGCCGCGCATGGTAGATGGTGGAAAGTGCATGACGCTATGGACGaagatttgcagaagttttgTAGACTCACGGAGCAGAGGAGGACAGAGATCAACTGGGAGAGGAGGAGAGCGAGGCTTAGAGGTTCCACTGATTTCCATTGGAGGATCAATGTTACTGATCCAAGACGACGACGTTCTTATTTGATAGGCTAA
- the LOC106438518 gene encoding probable disease resistance protein At4g33300, protein MDVTDFFTGEIATELLKQLVLISAKAWKYKSIADRLIILIETIQPTIHEIQYSGVELPPHRQAQIGMLAGTLEKGKKLTERVLSSRRWNMYRQFTLAKKMEKLEKTISDFMKNQILTHILADVHQHRTNADVRFDRVERSLTGLEEQLGSMKIGGGGMITDAMKIAEATMEIETSDDCEKFGVGLEMGKRKVKKMMFNAEGGLFGISGMGGVGKTTLARDLEHDNEVRCYFENRILFLTVSQSPILDELRTRIWGFLTGCESVNNVPDWNLQYNGGVKTKKLVILDDVWTRKALDSLTSNLPSCTILVVSRSKLADPNATYDVEVLREDEAISLFCLCAFGQKTIPPGFDKDLVKKVAGECKGLPLALKVTGASLKDRPEMYWQGALQRLSKGEPADETHETRLLHHMEASLADLDETARECFLDLGAFPEDRKIPVDILINMWIEVHDLDEAVAFATLVDLSHKNLLTLGKDPRLGSTYASYYDVFVTQHDVLRDLALHLSNKGKINRRKRLLMPKREKELPKTWGKNCDEEYNAEIVSIHTWEMDDMDWSDFDMDFPKAEVLLLNFSSDKYVLPPFLSKMTRLKVLVIINNGMSPAILRDFSMFANLSKLRSLWLERVHVPELYNTTIPMKHLHKMSLILCKINNSFDQTGVDVSSIFPKLGDLTIDHCDDLVTLPSSICKMTSLNSLSITNCPRLGELPKNLSKLQALELLRLYACPELKALPDEICELPQLKYLDISQCVSMSCLPEDIGKLKMLEKIDMRECYISGRVRSAVSLESLRHVICDKDVTFIWEEVERAVPGLKIEAAEKCFSLDWLDE, encoded by the exons ATGGACGTCACCGATTTTTTCACCGGCGAAATAGCGACGGAGCTACTAAAACAGCTCGTTCTGATCTCAGCCAAAGCGTGGAAATACAAAAGCATCGCCGACAGGCTCATCATCTTGATCGAGACCATCCAGCCCACGATCCACGAGATCCAGTACAGCGGCGTGGAGCTCCCTCCACACCGCCAAGCTCAAATCGGTATGCTCGCTGGTACCTTAGAGAAAGGCAAGAAACTCACGGAGAGAGTCTTGAGCTCCCGTCGATGGAACATGTATCGACAGTTCACACTAgcgaagaagatggagaagctGGAGAAGACGATATCTGATTTTATGAAGAATCAGATATTGACTCATATCTTAGCCGATGTTCATCAGCACCGTACTAACGCCGATGTGAGGTTTGATAGAGTTGAGAGGAGCCTCACTGGCCTCGAGGAGCAGTTGGGTTCGATGAAGATCGGAGGAGGAGGGATGATAACAGATGCGATGAAGATAGCTGAGGCTACGATGGAGATTGAGACGAGCGATGATTGTGAGAAGTTTggggttgggttggagatgggaaagaggaaggtgaagaagatgatgttcaaCGCTGAAGGAGGGCTTTTTGGGATTAGTGGCATGGGTGGTGTCGGTAAGACAACTCTTGCTAGAGACCTTGAACATGACAACGAAGTCCGAT GTTACTTCGAGAACAGGATTTTGTTTCTGACTGTATCACAATCCCCGATTCTTGACGAGCTGAGAACACGTATATGGGGGTTTTTAACTGGTTGTGAAAGTGTAAATAATGTTCCGGACTGGAATTTACAGTATAACGGTGGGGTTAAAACAAAGAAGCTGGTGATTCTTGATGATGTTTGGACAAGAAAAGCTTTGGACAGCTTGACTTCTAACCTTCCTAGTTGCACAATTCTTGTTGTTTCACGGTCCAAACTTGCAGATCCTAATGCTACTTATGATGTGGAAGTACTAAGGGAAGATGAAGCTATCTCTCTCTTCTGTCTCTGTGCGTTTGGTCAGAAAACTATCCCTCCTGGTTTCGACAAAGACCTTGTTAAGAAG GTTGCTGGTGAGTGTAAAGGTCTACCTTTGGCTCTCAAAGTTACGGGCGCTTCACTAAAAGACCGCCCTGAAATGTATTGGCAGGGCGCATTGCAGAGGTTATCAAAAGGTGAACCTGCTGATGAAACTCACGAGACTAGATTGCTCCATCACATGGAAGCTAGTCTAGCAGATCTGGACGAGACAGCCAGAGAGTGTTTCTTGGATCTTGGCGCATTCCCTGAAGACAGGAAGATTCCTGTTGATATTCTCATCAACATGTGGATTGAAGTACATGATCTAGACGAGGCAGTTGCTTTTGCCACTCTTGTTGATTTGTCACACAAGAATCTCCTTACTCTTGGGAAAGATCCACG GCTTGGTTCTACGTATGCAAGCTACTATGATGTATTTGTGACACAGCATGATGTTCTGCGAGACTTGGCACTTCATTTATCCAACAAAGGGAAAATAAACAGAAGAAAGCGATTGCTGATGccgaaaagagagaaagagctTCCAAAAACATGGGGAAAGAACTGTGATGAGGAATACAATGCTGAGATAGTCTCTATTCATACAT GGGAAATGGATGACATGGACTGGTCTGACTTTGACATGGACTTCCCTAAGGCAGAGGTTCTGTTGCTGAATTTCTCTTCAGACAAGTATGTTTTGCCTCCTTTCCTCAGCAAGATGACCCGGCTTAAGGTCCTGGTGATCATCAACAACGGCATGTCCCCTGCGATTCTCCGTGACTTTTCAATGTTTGCCAACTTGTCGAAACTAAGGAGTCTCTGGCTCGAGAGAGTTCACGTCCCTGAGCTCTACAACACAACAATCCCCATGAAACATCTCCACAAGATGTCTCTGATTCTCTGCAAGATCAATAACAGTTTTGATCAGACCGGAGTTGACGTCTCCAGTATCTTCCCAAAGTTGGGAGATCTGACGATAGATCACTGTGATGATCTCGTGACACTGCCTTCAAGCATCTGTAAGATGACCTCTCTTAACTCATTAAGCATAACAAACTGTCCACGCCTCGGTGAATTGCCTAAGAACCTCAGCAAGCTACAAGCTCTTGAGCTTCTGAGGCTATATGCTTGTCCCGAGCTAAAGGCGTTGCCTGATGAAATCTGTGAGCTTCCTCAGCTTAAGTACCTCGACATCTCACAATGCGTCAGCATGAGTTGTCTTCCGGAGGATATAGGGAAGCTGAAGATGCTCGAGAAGATCGACATGAGAGAATGTTATATCTCTGGTAGAGTGAGGTCGGCCGTTTCGTTGGAGTCTCTGCGCCATGTGATTTGCGACAAGGACGTTACGTTTATATGGGAAGAAGTTGAGAGGGCTGTTCCAGGGTTAAAGATTGAAGCTGCTGAGAAATGTTTCAGCTTAGATTGGCTCGACGAGTAA
- the LOC106438519 gene encoding cell division cycle 20.1, cofactor of APC complex-like: MDAGMNTSTHLKAQARCPLQEHFLPRKSSKENLDRFIPNRSAMDFDYAHYALTEGRNGKDQVAAAVSSPSREAYRKQLAETMNLNHTRILAFRNKPQAPVELLPTDHSASLHHQPKSVKARRYIPQTSERTLDAPDIVDDFYLNLLDWGSANVLAIALGHTVYLWDASSGSTSELVTIDEEKGPVTSINWAPDGRHVALGLNNSEVQLWDSGSNRQLRTLKGCHQSRVGSLAWNNHILTTGGMDGQIVNNDVRIRSHVVETYRGHTQEVCGLKWSGSGQQLASGGNDNVVHIWDRSAASSNSTTQYLHRLEEHTSAVKALAWCPFQANLLATGGGGGDRTIKFWNTHTGACLNSVDTGSQVCSLLWSKNERELLSSHGFTQNQLTLWKYPSMVKMAELTGHTSRVLYMAQSPDGCTVASAAGDETLRFWNVFGVPETAKKAAPKATHEPFSHVNRIR; this comes from the exons ATGGATGCAGGTATGAACACATCTACGCACTTGAAGGCTCAAGCTCGGTGCCCACTTCAAGAACACTTTCTTCCCAGGAAGAGTTCCAAGGAAAAC CTTGACAGATTCATACCCAACAGATCAGCAATGGACTTCGACTATGCTCACTACGCTCTTACCGAAGGTAGGAACGGGAAAGATCAGGTAGCAGCAGCGGTAAGCTCACCCTCCAGAGAGGCCTACAGGAAGCAACTCGCTGAGACGATGAACCTGAACCACACTCGGATTCTCGCCTTCAGAAACAAACCTCAAGCTCCAGTCGAGTTGCTTCCTACAGACCACTCTGCTTCTCTTCACCATCAGCCCAAATCCGTTAAGGCTCGTAGATACATTCCTCAG ACTTCTGAGAGGACATTGGATGCACCTGACATTGTGGACGACTTCTACCTCAACTTGCTTGACTGGGGCAGTGCTAATGTCCTAGCCATTGCGTTGGGACACACTGTTTATCTGTGGGATGCTTCCAGCGGGTCCACTTCTGAGCTTGTCACCATTGATGAGGAGAAAGGACCTGTCACGAGTATCAACTGGGCACCTGATGGTCGTCATGTCGCACTTGGACTCAACAACTCCGAAGTGCAGCTGTGGGATTCTGGATCCAACCGTCAA CTGAGGACATTGAAGGGTTGCCACCAGTCTAGAGTAGGATCATTGGCGTGGAATAATCACATCCTGACGACGGGAGGGATGGATGGACAGATCGTCAACAACGACGTGCGAATCAGATCACACGTTGTGGAAACTTACAGAGGTCACACTCAAGAGGTCTGCGGGCTAAAGTGGTCAGGATCCGGACAGCAACTAGCGAGTGGTGGCAACGACAATGTTGTACACATATGGGATCGTTCAGCCGCCTCTTCAAACTCGACCACTCAGTATTTGCACAGGCTCGAAGAACATACGTCTGCAGTTAAAGCCCTTGCGTGGTGCCCTTTCCAAGCGAATCTGCTTGCtactggtggtggtggaggagatagGACGATAAAGTTCTGGAACACTCACACAGGAGCTTGCTTGAATTCAGTTGACACCGGCTCCCAAGTTTGTTCGTTGCTGTGGAGCAAGAACGAAAGAGAGTTGCTTAGCTCACACGGGTTTACACAGAACCAGCTTACGTTGTGGAAGTACCCATCTATGGTGAAAATGGCTGAGCTCACTGGTCATACATCAAGAGTTCTATACATGGCCCAG AGCCCAGATGGTTGTACCGTAGCTTCAGCTGCAGGAGATGAAACTCTGAGATTCTGGAATGTTTTCGGAGTACCAGAGACGGCCAAAAAAGCAGCTCCAAAAGCAACTCATGAGCCGTTTTCTCATGTGAACCGTATTCGTTGA